A genomic region of Pontibaca methylaminivorans contains the following coding sequences:
- a CDS encoding CopD family protein: MGDVLSALYPWTKAIHIMAVISWMAGLFYLPRLFVHHVEQGPDVAGLGSVFAMMEEKLLKMIMNPAMITTWLFGLALVFTPGIVDWGLAWPWVKAGGVLAMSWFHFWLAGQRRLLLAGRATLSGRRYRLMNEVPTVLMVVIVVAVVLRF; this comes from the coding sequence ATGGGCGATGTCCTGAGCGCGCTGTACCCTTGGACCAAGGCGATCCATATCATGGCTGTGATCTCGTGGATGGCGGGGCTGTTCTATCTTCCCCGGCTGTTCGTTCACCACGTGGAGCAGGGACCGGATGTCGCGGGGCTCGGCAGCGTCTTTGCGATGATGGAAGAAAAGCTGCTGAAGATGATCATGAACCCGGCCATGATCACGACATGGCTGTTCGGTCTTGCACTGGTCTTTACACCCGGCATCGTTGACTGGGGCCTGGCCTGGCCCTGGGTCAAGGCCGGCGGGGTACTGGCGATGAGCTGGTTCCATTTCTGGCTTGCCGGGCAGCGGCGGCTTCTGCTTGCGGGCAGGGCGACGCTCAGCGGTCGCCGCTATCGCCTGATGAACGAGGTTCCGACCGTGCTGATGGTCGTGATCGTGGTCGCGGTGGTGCTGCGCTTCTGA
- a CDS encoding Maf family protein — protein sequence MVVPLILASGSSIRAALLRQAGLVFTVVPAELDEARIKRGLVGQDAAPARIAATLATEKALAVSRQHPDALVIGCDQVLDHGGRLLSKPADPREAREQLTTLRGTQHRLTTAAAVACGQKVIWTQIGEVGLHMRLLSDNYLDDYIARNWHSIREAVGAYKLEEEGVRLFTAIRGDYFHILGLPMLELVGFLVDEGVIEQ from the coding sequence ATGGTTGTTCCGCTGATCCTCGCCTCGGGCTCTTCGATCCGTGCCGCGCTGCTGCGGCAGGCGGGGCTTGTGTTCACGGTGGTGCCCGCGGAACTGGACGAAGCGCGGATAAAGCGTGGCCTGGTCGGGCAGGACGCTGCGCCGGCCCGGATCGCGGCGACGCTCGCCACCGAAAAGGCCCTGGCGGTGAGCCGGCAGCATCCCGATGCCCTCGTGATCGGGTGCGATCAGGTGCTTGACCACGGCGGGCGGCTTCTGTCCAAGCCGGCCGATCCCCGTGAAGCGCGCGAACAGCTGACAACCCTGCGCGGGACGCAACATCGGCTGACGACCGCCGCCGCAGTTGCCTGCGGTCAAAAGGTGATCTGGACCCAGATCGGCGAGGTCGGCTTGCATATGCGGCTGCTCTCGGACAATTATCTTGACGATTACATTGCCCGCAACTGGCACAGCATCCGCGAGGCGGTCGGCGCATACAAGCTCGAGGAAGAGGGCGTGCGCCTGTTTACGGCGATCCGGGGGGATTATTTCCATATCCTCGGACTGCCTATGCTCGAACTGGTCGGTTTTCTCGTTGACGAAGGGGTGATCGAACAATGA
- a CDS encoding shikimate dehydrogenase, producing the protein MNETRIPLAGVIGDPIAHSRSPQIHLHWLQKHGIRGYYVPMPVRGDDLAEVLRTLPRMGFVGVNVTIPHKEAALAIADQVSDRAALIGAANTLSFDTDGHIHADNTDGYGFIENLRSGAPGWRADSGDAAVLGAGGAARAVLAALIDAGVPKIWLMNRTRARAESLRAELGERIEVEDWAEAGNVIEDSALVVNTTSLGMTGHAPLRVPLDGLGPDHVVTDLVYAPLRTRLLDEAEEAGATVVDGLGMLLHQAVPAFERWFGIRPEVDEAVRRAALA; encoded by the coding sequence ATGAACGAGACCCGGATTCCTCTGGCCGGCGTGATCGGTGATCCGATCGCGCATTCGCGTTCGCCGCAGATCCATCTTCACTGGCTGCAAAAGCATGGCATCCGGGGCTATTATGTGCCGATGCCGGTCAGGGGCGACGATCTTGCCGAGGTTCTGCGCACCCTGCCGCGCATGGGTTTCGTCGGTGTGAACGTGACCATCCCGCACAAGGAGGCGGCGCTTGCCATCGCCGATCAGGTCAGCGACCGGGCCGCGCTGATCGGTGCCGCCAATACCCTGAGCTTTGACACTGACGGGCATATTCATGCCGACAATACGGACGGCTACGGGTTTATCGAAAACCTGCGCAGCGGCGCGCCCGGCTGGCGGGCCGACAGCGGCGATGCCGCGGTGCTGGGCGCGGGCGGCGCGGCGCGGGCGGTGCTGGCGGCGCTCATAGATGCGGGTGTGCCGAAAATCTGGCTGATGAACCGCACCCGGGCGCGTGCCGAAAGCCTGCGGGCCGAACTGGGCGAGCGTATCGAGGTCGAGGACTGGGCCGAGGCCGGAAACGTGATCGAGGACTCGGCGCTTGTCGTCAACACGACGTCGCTCGGCATGACCGGACATGCGCCGCTGCGGGTGCCGCTCGACGGGCTCGGCCCCGATCATGTGGTGACGGACCTTGTCTATGCGCCGCTGCGGACCCGCCTGCTGGACGAGGCCGAGGAGGCCGGCGCTACGGTCGTCGATGGGCTCGGCATGCTGCTGCATCAGGCCGTTCCCGCGTTTGAGCGCTGGTTCGGCATCCGCCCCGAGGTGGACGAGGCCGTGCGCCGGGCCGCGCTCGCATGA
- the coaE gene encoding dephospho-CoA kinase (Dephospho-CoA kinase (CoaE) performs the final step in coenzyme A biosynthesis.), with protein sequence MSYRLGLTGSIGTGKSTTAAFFAEEGCAIWDADAAVHRLYAEGGAAVTPMAAAFPEAVRDGAVDRAELRRIIAGDPGALKQVEAIVHPLVRQDRAGFAPDAAIIVYDIPLLYETGAEQEMDSVVCVLAPPEVQQQRVLARGTMTLEEFHQIRDAQLSAEEKCARADHVVVTDTLEHAREQVRRILHDIRTTTADA encoded by the coding sequence ATGAGCTATCGTCTGGGGCTCACCGGTTCGATCGGCACGGGAAAAAGCACCACAGCCGCGTTCTTTGCCGAGGAAGGCTGCGCCATCTGGGATGCGGATGCCGCGGTGCATCGCCTTTACGCCGAGGGTGGCGCGGCGGTCACGCCGATGGCCGCGGCCTTTCCCGAGGCGGTGCGGGACGGCGCCGTCGATCGTGCCGAATTGCGCCGGATCATCGCCGGCGACCCCGGCGCCCTGAAGCAGGTGGAGGCCATCGTTCATCCGCTGGTGCGGCAGGACCGCGCCGGGTTCGCGCCGGATGCCGCGATCATCGTCTATGACATTCCGCTGCTTTACGAGACCGGCGCCGAGCAGGAGATGGACAGCGTCGTCTGCGTGCTTGCACCCCCCGAGGTCCAGCAGCAGCGCGTGCTTGCACGGGGCACCATGACCCTTGAAGAATTTCACCAAATCCGGGATGCGCAGCTTTCGGCCGAGGAAAAATGCGCCCGGGCGGATCATGTGGTCGTGACCGATACGCTCGAACATGCGCGCGAACAGGTCCGGCGGATCCTGCATGACATAAGGACAACCACTGCCGATGCGTGA